Proteins from a single region of Macrotis lagotis isolate mMagLag1 chromosome 2, bilby.v1.9.chrom.fasta, whole genome shotgun sequence:
- the LOC141513636 gene encoding small ribosomal subunit protein eS27-like: MPLAKDLLHPSPEEEKWKHKKKRLVQSPNSYFMDIKCPGCYKITMVFSHVQTVVLCVGSSTVVCQPTGGKARLTEGCSLRWKQH; encoded by the coding sequence ATGCCTCTTGCTAAAGACCTCCTGCACCCCTCTCCTGAGGAGGAGAAGTGGAAGCACAAGAAGAAACGCCTGGTGCAGAGCCCCAATTCCTATTTCATGGACATAAAGTGCCCTGGGTGCTATAAAATCACCATGGTCTTCAGCCACGTACAGACAGTGGTTCTCTGTGTTGGATCCTCCACTGTGGTCTGTCAGCCCACTGGAGGAAAGGCAAGACTTACAGAAGGATGCTCCTTAAGATGGAAGCAGCACTAA